Proteins encoded together in one Mycobacterium sp. MS1601 window:
- a CDS encoding alpha-ketoacid dehydrogenase subunit alpha/beta has product MPTETRLETGSPWIELATTEEDWKAADPVLLGSMLAELHLIRAFEEAVLELAGEGLVHGPAHSSIGQEGGAVGSIVGLRSADAVNGSHRGHHQFLAKALTHVSGGVIDPAAAVTPKIQRVLQQTLAEILGLAQGYCRGRGGSMHLQWFEAGALGTNAIVGGGVPMGAGNAWAQKHSGTTDLTISYFGDGSSQIGSVLESMNLAAAWKLPFCFFIENNLYAVSTRVDEITADPRLSVRGQGFGIPGWRVDGMDPLAVYLATEQAAERMRSGEGPAVIEAEVYRFFHQNGPYPGSAFGYRDKAEEAEWRSRDPLDKTASEMIKLGLIDDAGVAELRRQARQAMTDAMAQLLEPDPDTAGKRRIRPELWPDPGFVNVGVRGDASELDSLDVLEPTSYDGPWRKTKFVEAVAGVMDRRMATDERIVIFGEDVHRLGGGTNGATKGLAKYGDNRLVGTPISENAFTGLGGGLALDGRFRPVVEFMYPDFMWVAADQVFNQIGKARHMFGGDNPVPFVLRTKVAMGSGYGSQHLMDPAGIFATSPGWRIVAPSTAADYVGLMNSALALQDPVLVIEHVDLYGTADQVPDVDLDYIIPPGTAAVRRTGNDVTVISYLSMVAHCAEAIEQTGMDAELIDLRWLDRASIDWDTIEVSVKKTNAVLIVEQGARGSSYGGWLADEIQRRLFDWLDQPVERVSGEEASPSISRVLERAAIARTEEVVAGLEKMRTGMGGN; this is encoded by the coding sequence ATGCCAACCGAAACTCGACTGGAAACCGGCTCGCCGTGGATCGAACTGGCGACCACGGAGGAGGACTGGAAGGCGGCTGACCCGGTGCTGCTCGGCAGCATGCTCGCCGAGCTGCACCTGATCCGAGCCTTCGAGGAGGCCGTTCTGGAACTGGCCGGGGAAGGCCTGGTACACGGCCCCGCCCACTCGAGCATCGGGCAGGAAGGCGGCGCGGTGGGTTCCATTGTCGGACTGCGCTCCGCCGATGCCGTGAACGGTTCACATCGCGGCCATCACCAATTCCTGGCCAAAGCCCTGACTCACGTGTCCGGCGGGGTGATCGACCCGGCCGCCGCTGTCACACCGAAGATTCAGCGAGTGCTGCAGCAGACGCTGGCCGAGATCCTGGGCCTGGCGCAGGGCTACTGCCGCGGCCGCGGCGGCTCGATGCACCTTCAGTGGTTCGAAGCCGGCGCACTGGGTACCAACGCCATCGTCGGCGGCGGCGTACCCATGGGTGCGGGCAACGCATGGGCTCAAAAACACAGTGGTACAACAGATCTGACCATCAGCTACTTCGGCGACGGCTCCAGTCAGATCGGCTCGGTGCTCGAGTCGATGAATCTGGCTGCCGCCTGGAAGCTGCCGTTCTGCTTCTTCATCGAGAACAACCTCTACGCAGTGTCCACCCGAGTGGACGAGATCACCGCCGATCCACGGCTGTCGGTGCGAGGGCAAGGTTTCGGCATCCCCGGCTGGCGGGTGGACGGCATGGATCCGCTGGCGGTGTACCTGGCCACCGAGCAAGCCGCCGAACGCATGCGCAGCGGTGAAGGCCCCGCCGTCATCGAAGCCGAGGTGTACCGGTTTTTCCACCAGAACGGCCCCTACCCCGGAAGCGCCTTCGGTTACCGGGACAAGGCTGAAGAAGCGGAGTGGCGCAGCCGCGACCCGTTGGACAAGACCGCCTCCGAGATGATCAAGCTCGGTCTCATCGACGACGCCGGTGTGGCCGAACTGCGCCGCCAGGCCCGGCAGGCGATGACCGATGCGATGGCTCAATTGCTGGAGCCCGACCCCGACACCGCAGGCAAGCGCCGCATCCGTCCCGAACTGTGGCCCGACCCAGGCTTTGTCAACGTGGGCGTGCGCGGTGATGCCTCCGAGCTCGACTCGCTCGACGTGCTGGAGCCGACGTCATATGACGGGCCTTGGCGCAAGACGAAATTCGTCGAAGCCGTCGCCGGTGTGATGGACCGCCGAATGGCCACCGACGAGCGCATCGTCATCTTCGGAGAAGACGTGCACCGCCTGGGCGGCGGCACCAACGGTGCCACCAAAGGTCTGGCCAAGTACGGCGACAACCGGCTGGTGGGCACACCCATCAGTGAAAACGCCTTCACCGGGCTCGGTGGCGGTCTGGCGCTCGACGGCCGGTTCCGGCCGGTGGTGGAGTTCATGTATCCCGACTTCATGTGGGTGGCCGCCGACCAGGTGTTCAACCAGATCGGCAAGGCCCGCCACATGTTCGGTGGTGACAACCCGGTGCCGTTTGTGCTGCGCACCAAAGTGGCGATGGGGTCGGGCTACGGCTCCCAGCACCTGATGGACCCGGCCGGCATCTTCGCCACCAGCCCCGGTTGGCGCATCGTCGCCCCCTCTACCGCCGCGGACTACGTCGGCCTGATGAATTCCGCACTCGCACTGCAGGATCCGGTGCTCGTGATCGAGCATGTCGATCTCTACGGCACAGCTGACCAGGTGCCCGATGTCGACTTGGACTACATCATCCCGCCCGGCACCGCGGCCGTGCGCCGCACCGGCAATGACGTCACCGTGATCAGCTACCTGTCGATGGTGGCGCACTGCGCCGAGGCCATCGAACAGACCGGGATGGACGCCGAGCTGATAGACCTGCGCTGGCTGGACCGGGCGTCCATCGACTGGGACACCATCGAAGTCAGCGTCAAGAAGACCAACGCAGTCCTGATCGTCGAACAAGGTGCCCGTGGCAGCTCCTACGGCGGCTGGCTGGCCGACGAGATCCAACGCCGCCTCTTCGACTGGCTGGATCAACCCGTGGAGCGGGTCTCCGGCGAAGAAGCGTCGCCGAGCATCTCGCGAGTGCTGGAACGTGCGGCCATCGCGCGCACCGAGGAAGTGGTGGCAGGCCTGGAGAAGATGCGCACCGGGATGGGTGGCAACTGA
- a CDS encoding VOC family protein, with amino-acid sequence MPLPGLVGTDHIGFTVPDLDKAHDFFVRVLGCTHVYTLGPYAHEDDWMQVHLNVHPRTVMRELRFYRCGTGANFEVFEYEPADGQAPQPRNSDIGGHHLAFYVHDIDAAVGYLRSEGIEVLGDPTASRNASEGQRWVYFLSPWGMQFELVSFEQGKAYEADAEVLLWNPNHPAD; translated from the coding sequence ATGCCACTGCCTGGCCTGGTCGGCACTGATCACATCGGCTTCACCGTTCCGGATCTGGACAAGGCGCACGACTTCTTCGTGCGAGTCCTGGGTTGCACCCACGTGTACACACTCGGCCCCTACGCACACGAGGACGATTGGATGCAGGTCCATCTGAACGTCCACCCCCGCACGGTGATGCGCGAACTGCGCTTCTATCGGTGCGGCACCGGAGCGAACTTCGAGGTGTTCGAGTACGAGCCCGCCGACGGCCAGGCCCCGCAACCCCGCAACAGCGATATCGGCGGCCATCATCTGGCGTTCTATGTCCACGACATCGATGCCGCAGTGGGCTACCTGCGCTCCGAGGGCATCGAGGTGCTCGGCGATCCGACGGCCAGCCGCAACGCCAGTGAAGGACAGCGTTGGGTGTACTTCCTGAGCCCCTGGGGCATGCAGTTCGAACTCGTGAGCTTCGAACAGGGCAAAGCCTACGAAGCCGACGCCGAAGTGCTGCTGTGGAATCCGAATCATCCGGCAGACTGA
- a CDS encoding GntR family transcriptional regulator gives MTQPLIRDGVTGARVADELRQAILRGVYPPGTRLRQVELADEYGASRVPVREALRILEADGLVTSVANAGSWIARLSLDECVELYQVRERIEPLLLRYSMPKLSDFQIERLAELAEQMRATRDVEKFLELDRAFHLGSYAGADTTFLNPTVERLWNTTQHYRRAFTRLLDDESNRIVHDEHHMLVAALRERDCDEAERVLLGHIRRTRRQLARHPEVFE, from the coding sequence ATGACACAGCCACTGATTCGCGACGGCGTCACCGGTGCCCGGGTAGCCGACGAGCTGCGCCAAGCCATTCTGCGTGGGGTGTACCCGCCAGGGACCCGGCTGCGCCAGGTCGAGCTGGCCGACGAATACGGCGCCAGCCGCGTGCCGGTGCGCGAGGCGCTGCGCATCCTGGAGGCGGACGGCCTGGTCACCTCGGTGGCCAATGCCGGCTCGTGGATAGCCCGGCTGAGCCTCGACGAGTGCGTCGAGCTGTATCAGGTCCGGGAACGGATCGAGCCGTTGCTGCTGCGCTACAGCATGCCGAAGCTCTCGGACTTCCAGATCGAGCGGCTCGCCGAGCTGGCCGAGCAGATGCGCGCCACCCGCGACGTCGAGAAGTTCCTCGAGTTGGATCGCGCGTTCCACCTCGGCAGCTACGCCGGGGCCGACACCACGTTCCTGAACCCCACCGTCGAACGACTGTGGAACACCACTCAGCACTACCGCCGTGCGTTCACCCGGCTGCTCGACGACGAGAGCAACCGCATTGTGCACGACGAGCACCACATGCTCGTGGCCGCCCTTCGCGAGCGTGATTGTGACGAGGCCGAACGTGTTCTACTCGGCCACATCCGGCGCACCCGCCGCCAATTGGCCCGCCATCCAGAAGTTTTCGAGTAG
- a CDS encoding NADP-dependent succinic semialdehyde dehydrogenase, giving the protein MAIETINPATGETVETFEAHSAEEVQRRIAQAFDAFHQLKSTTYAQRAAWMHATAEILEADVDKAAEMITLEMGKPIGQSRAEVLKCAKNMRFYADNAESFLGAEGLADPSSVSASEAGTVWQPLGVVLAVMPWNYPLWQVIRFAAPALMAGNTGLLKHASNVPRSALYLDELFERGGFPAGSFRTLLIGSREVAAVIEDSRVKAVTLTGSEPAGRSVAATAGNVIKKAVLELGGSDPFIVMPSADLEAAATTAVKARVSNNGQSCIAGKRFIVHAEVYDEFVDKFVAKMNALKVGDPMDEATDVGPLATESGRTDVAELVDDAVVKGAQVLAGGSAPDRGGWYYNPTVLAGLTDDMRIVMEETFGPVASVYKVADRDEAVQVANQTTFGLSSSVWSDEAEEQDWFIGALDAGAVFLNGMTVSYPELPFGGIKDSGYGRELAAAGIREFCNLKTVWKA; this is encoded by the coding sequence ATGGCAATCGAGACCATCAACCCGGCCACCGGCGAAACCGTGGAGACGTTCGAGGCGCATTCGGCCGAGGAAGTGCAGCGGCGGATCGCCCAGGCCTTCGATGCCTTCCACCAGCTCAAGAGCACCACCTACGCTCAGCGCGCCGCGTGGATGCACGCCACGGCCGAAATCCTGGAGGCCGACGTCGACAAAGCGGCGGAGATGATCACCCTCGAAATGGGCAAGCCGATCGGCCAGTCCCGCGCCGAAGTGCTCAAGTGCGCCAAGAACATGCGCTTCTACGCTGACAATGCCGAATCCTTCCTCGGCGCAGAAGGCCTGGCCGACCCGTCGTCGGTGAGCGCCTCGGAGGCCGGCACGGTGTGGCAGCCGCTGGGTGTGGTGCTGGCGGTGATGCCGTGGAACTACCCGCTGTGGCAGGTCATCCGGTTCGCCGCGCCTGCGCTGATGGCGGGCAACACCGGCCTGCTCAAGCACGCCTCCAACGTGCCCCGCAGCGCGCTGTACCTCGACGAGCTGTTCGAACGCGGCGGCTTCCCGGCCGGGTCGTTCCGCACGCTGCTCATCGGTTCGCGTGAGGTGGCCGCGGTGATCGAGGACAGCCGGGTCAAGGCCGTCACCCTCACCGGTTCCGAACCGGCGGGACGTTCGGTGGCCGCAACCGCCGGCAATGTCATCAAGAAGGCGGTGCTGGAACTCGGCGGCTCCGACCCGTTCATCGTCATGCCCAGCGCCGACCTGGAAGCCGCGGCTACCACCGCGGTGAAGGCCCGCGTCTCCAACAACGGCCAATCCTGCATCGCCGGAAAGCGATTCATCGTGCACGCGGAGGTGTATGACGAGTTCGTGGACAAGTTCGTGGCGAAGATGAACGCTCTCAAGGTCGGCGATCCGATGGACGAAGCCACCGATGTGGGCCCGTTGGCCACCGAATCCGGCCGAACCGATGTCGCCGAACTGGTGGACGACGCCGTGGTCAAGGGAGCGCAAGTACTCGCCGGCGGGAGTGCCCCGGATCGCGGCGGCTGGTACTACAACCCGACCGTGCTGGCCGGCCTGACCGACGACATGCGGATCGTCATGGAGGAGACGTTCGGTCCGGTGGCCTCGGTCTACAAGGTGGCCGATCGTGACGAAGCGGTGCAGGTGGCCAACCAGACCACCTTCGGGCTGAGCTCCTCGGTGTGGAGTGACGAAGCCGAAGAACAGGATTGGTTCATCGGGGCGCTGGACGCCGGCGCGGTGTTCCTCAACGGAATGACGGTGTCCTATCCCGAGCTGCCCTTCGGCGGTATCAAGGACTCCGGTTACGGCCGTGAGCTGGCCGCAGCCGGCATCCGCGAGTTCTGCAACCTCAAGACGGTCTGGAAGGCCTGA
- a CDS encoding carboxymuconolactone decarboxylase family protein has translation MSRISYVRPEHVTDPELAEILDQSRRFGTPRLESQAIRAHVPAVLRTFTASWQQTFRDGVLDHSVKELARVFIAKSLDCGYCAGQRSHLGAEAGLTEREFDEVIEFRDSTVLGDREKAALRWAEAIAWDPGLADDELWADLHAHFTEPELVELGYFIALTMGQQKFLKTLDLRHGDLGTDSLAGLAPEVAAALRS, from the coding sequence ATGTCTCGCATCAGCTACGTGCGGCCGGAGCACGTCACCGACCCGGAACTCGCCGAGATCCTGGACCAGTCCCGGCGGTTCGGCACACCACGGCTGGAGAGCCAGGCCATCCGCGCGCACGTGCCTGCGGTGTTGCGGACATTCACCGCGTCCTGGCAGCAGACCTTTCGAGACGGCGTGCTGGACCACTCGGTCAAGGAGCTGGCGCGGGTGTTCATCGCCAAGAGCCTGGACTGCGGGTACTGCGCCGGGCAGCGCTCGCATCTGGGCGCCGAAGCCGGTTTGACCGAGCGGGAGTTCGACGAGGTGATCGAGTTCCGGGACTCGACCGTGCTCGGCGACCGGGAGAAGGCCGCGCTGCGGTGGGCAGAGGCCATCGCCTGGGATCCGGGACTGGCCGACGACGAACTGTGGGCCGATCTGCATGCCCATTTCACCGAGCCCGAACTCGTCGAGCTCGGCTACTTCATCGCCCTGACCATGGGTCAGCAGAAGTTCCTCAAGACCCTGGACCTGCGCCACGGTGACCTCGGTACCGATAGCCTGGCCGGGCTGGCGCCGGAGGTCGCTGCGGCGTTGCGGAGTTGA
- a CDS encoding SRPBCC family protein, whose product MADGWTYSQWVVGNSRMRAVDPAWPVPGSKIHHTIGVWPLALDDETEVEVCVPVSELVLLAKGRPAFAARVSLRLSDTADGGCVVDMSEVPLGGPLNLVPRKIALAAAWPRNRECLRRLAALAERRTEPG is encoded by the coding sequence ATGGCCGACGGCTGGACCTACTCACAGTGGGTGGTCGGGAACAGCCGAATGCGTGCTGTCGACCCGGCGTGGCCGGTGCCGGGGTCGAAGATCCACCACACGATCGGCGTGTGGCCGCTGGCCCTCGACGATGAAACCGAAGTGGAGGTGTGCGTTCCGGTCAGCGAGTTGGTGCTACTGGCCAAGGGGCGTCCGGCCTTCGCGGCGCGGGTGTCGTTGCGGCTGTCGGACACCGCGGATGGCGGATGTGTGGTCGACATGTCCGAGGTGCCACTGGGTGGACCGCTGAATCTGGTGCCGCGCAAGATCGCCCTGGCTGCCGCGTGGCCGCGCAACCGCGAATGCCTGCGCCGTCTGGCTGCGCTGGCGGAACGCCGCACCGAGCCTGGATAA
- a CDS encoding M24 family metallopeptidase, translating into MTALHEPKAPPVTLRPLGAPGHMGVDYEERVDFARLRDYRIGRAKAALEASGCGAFLLFDFYNIRYTTQTWIGGALGDKMIRYCLLTRDREPILWDFGSAVRHHKLYSPWLPQENWRAGFLGFRGAVAPEAGLMRDAVTEIKALLVEAGVAGEPVGMDIVEPPFLFEMQRQGLSVVDAQQSMLDARVIKSQDEIMLLNQAAAMVDGVYQDIVDVLKPGVRENEIVALANKRLYELGSDQVEAVNAISGERCNPHPHNFTDRIIRPGDQAFFDIIHSYNGYRTCYYRTFGVGSATQSQRDAYKTAREWMDRSIDAIRPGVGSDQIARLLPKAQDFGFENEMAAFGLQFAHGLGLGLHERPIISRLNSLENPLEIQAGMVFAMETYCPASDGTSAARIEEEVVVTDDGPVILTKFPAQELFVANEY; encoded by the coding sequence ATGACGGCTCTGCATGAGCCCAAGGCTCCTCCGGTGACGCTGCGTCCGCTGGGCGCTCCTGGGCACATGGGTGTGGACTACGAGGAGCGGGTGGATTTCGCGCGGTTGCGCGATTACCGGATCGGGCGGGCCAAGGCGGCGCTGGAGGCCTCTGGCTGTGGTGCGTTCCTGCTGTTCGACTTCTACAACATCCGGTACACCACGCAGACGTGGATCGGTGGGGCATTGGGCGACAAGATGATTCGCTATTGCCTGCTGACCCGCGACCGGGAACCCATTCTGTGGGACTTCGGGTCGGCGGTGCGTCATCACAAGCTCTACAGCCCGTGGTTGCCGCAGGAGAACTGGCGGGCCGGGTTCCTGGGCTTCCGCGGTGCGGTGGCTCCTGAGGCCGGGTTGATGCGCGATGCGGTCACCGAGATCAAGGCACTGTTGGTCGAGGCCGGGGTGGCCGGTGAGCCGGTGGGTATGGACATCGTGGAGCCGCCGTTTCTGTTCGAGATGCAGCGTCAGGGTCTGTCGGTGGTGGATGCCCAGCAGTCGATGCTCGACGCGCGGGTGATCAAATCCCAGGACGAGATCATGTTGCTCAACCAGGCCGCGGCCATGGTCGACGGGGTGTATCAGGACATCGTGGATGTGTTGAAACCCGGTGTGCGCGAGAACGAGATCGTGGCACTGGCCAACAAGCGACTCTACGAGTTGGGCTCCGATCAGGTGGAGGCCGTCAACGCCATCTCCGGTGAGCGGTGTAATCCGCACCCGCACAACTTCACCGATCGGATCATCCGCCCGGGAGATCAGGCGTTTTTCGACATCATCCATTCCTACAACGGGTACCGGACGTGTTATTACCGGACGTTCGGAGTGGGGTCGGCCACGCAGAGCCAGCGTGATGCCTACAAGACGGCCAGGGAGTGGATGGATCGTTCCATCGACGCGATCCGTCCGGGGGTGGGGTCGGATCAGATCGCCCGGTTGCTGCCCAAGGCGCAGGATTTCGGGTTCGAGAATGAGATGGCGGCGTTCGGGTTGCAGTTCGCTCATGGCCTGGGCCTGGGGTTGCATGAGCGGCCGATCATTTCGCGGTTGAACTCGTTGGAGAATCCGTTGGAGATTCAGGCGGGCATGGTGTTTGCGATGGAGACCTATTGCCCGGCCTCTGACGGGACCTCGGCCGCACGGATCGAGGAGGAGGTGGTGGTCACCGACGACGGCCCGGTGATCCTGACGAAGTTCCCCGCCCAGGAACTCTTCGTCGCCAACGAATACTAG
- a CDS encoding NAD(P)-dependent oxidoreductase, translating into MSATNLKIGWIGAGRMGAQLVTRLLDAGYDVTVYNRTASKAAALAEKGAKVVTQPVDLADRDLVFAMVSSSKDLEQVMLGEGGLLTGEVSPRVIADSSTVSAEASAKIREAANSRGCDFLATPVSGNPKVIAAGKLTVAVSGPREVFESVRPVLEVFGRGVTYVGEGEVARLVKIAHNLMLGVVTQCLAEITVLVEKGGVSRADFLEFLNDSVMGSTFTKYKSPAFVNLDFSPTFTMGLLQKDFDLGLEAANVLKSPMPIASATRQIVAQAAGAGVGVEEDFATLLLEVARGAGIELSPENVTVDDGLTPPVHQS; encoded by the coding sequence ATGTCTGCCACAAACCTCAAGATCGGCTGGATCGGCGCAGGCCGGATGGGTGCCCAGCTCGTGACGCGGTTGCTGGACGCCGGCTATGACGTGACGGTGTACAACCGGACCGCCTCCAAAGCTGCTGCGCTGGCGGAAAAGGGCGCCAAGGTGGTGACCCAGCCGGTGGATCTGGCTGATCGTGATCTGGTGTTCGCGATGGTGTCCTCGTCGAAGGATCTGGAGCAGGTGATGCTCGGTGAGGGTGGTCTGCTCACCGGTGAGGTGTCGCCGCGGGTGATCGCCGATTCATCGACCGTGTCGGCCGAGGCGAGTGCGAAGATCCGCGAGGCCGCCAACTCCCGCGGCTGCGACTTCCTGGCCACCCCGGTCAGCGGCAACCCGAAAGTGATTGCGGCAGGGAAGCTCACGGTGGCCGTGTCGGGGCCGCGTGAGGTGTTCGAGTCGGTGCGCCCGGTGCTGGAGGTGTTCGGCCGCGGTGTCACCTACGTGGGTGAAGGTGAGGTGGCGCGGCTGGTGAAGATCGCCCACAACCTGATGCTCGGTGTGGTGACACAATGTCTGGCCGAGATTACGGTGCTGGTGGAGAAGGGCGGTGTCAGCCGTGCCGACTTCCTGGAGTTCCTCAACGATTCGGTGATGGGATCGACGTTCACCAAGTACAAGTCTCCGGCCTTCGTCAACCTGGACTTCTCCCCGACGTTCACGATGGGGTTGCTGCAGAAGGACTTCGACCTCGGTCTGGAGGCGGCGAACGTATTGAAGTCGCCCATGCCGATCGCCTCGGCCACCAGGCAGATCGTCGCACAGGCCGCCGGTGCCGGTGTCGGTGTGGAGGAAGACTTCGCAACACTGCTACTGGAGGTGGCCCGTGGCGCGGGCATCGAACTCTCACCCGAGAACGTGACGGTCGACGACGGACTGACGCCGCCGGTGCACCAGTCATGA